TCACCTGGCTTAGGAGGTTCCTCATCACGACCATGTAGTTGCTTAAGAACCGCCTTTAGTTTTTCTGGGATGGGTAGCCCAATATGACCTGCATTCTCCAAAATGGATACACCCTCGTTACTTAGGTAGAAAAAGATTACCGCTGTTCGCAAAGCGCTGCCATCGTATCCTGCACTCCCCAAAATTTGTGTATCAAGAATATGAGCGATACCTACCATTACAAAGATGAGCACCTTTTTGAAAATTCCCTTAGCACCAATTTCGCTGGACAGCTTTTTATCTGTAATCGCACAAAGGACACCTGTCAGATAATCAATAGCTACAAAAGTGACCAGTGTATATAGAAATCCGTCAAACCCGCCGAGAAACCATACAAGAAAAGCACCAACAGCCGCAAAAGCTAACTGTATCCAATTCCAAATCTCTTTCACTGTAAACACCTCCATTACATTAATTTGTGTATTTAAAAAAGCACCCCTGTAAAATACAAGAGTGCTGTTGCCGTATCACACACCTTACAGCATCAGTATAAGATCGTGGATTTGTTGCATCACATCCGCCTTTGGACGCCCTGTTCCAATAGGGAGCCATGTCACAGGTGGTATATCAAATGCTGCAGAAGAGTCAAAACCATTAACCACTGTAATGATAGTATCAATAGCCTTTCGGATTTCAGTAATGTGAAATGGCCATTTTTTAACTGTTGTTCTTCCCGCAATAATCTCTTCACTCCAAATTACAGGGGATAAGTTGTAATAACTTAGCACTATATTTAAAGCGGTTCGAAGCGTCTGAATATGTGCTGCCTTTACGACAGTCTCATTTGCAGTAATCGTTTCAAAAGGTGGCGGTAATATAGTAAATGTCCTGACAACTTCTGTGCTTGCCGACTCAATATCACTATCAAGACAGCGGAAGGTTACAGTATGGTTTCCTACTGCAAGCGGTTCCGCTTGGTACACCGTACTAACACCATTTCCCAGATAGCCACTCGTAGAAAATCTCTCAGGATTATCCACACTATTAACCCACTCACCTGAATCAATCT
The nucleotide sequence above comes from Candidatus Cloacimonadota bacterium. Encoded proteins:
- a CDS encoding phage holin family protein, coding for MKEIWNWIQLAFAAVGAFLVWFLGGFDGFLYTLVTFVAIDYLTGVLCAITDKKLSSEIGAKGIFKKVLIFVMVGIAHILDTQILGSAGYDGSALRTAVIFFYLSNEGVSILENAGHIGLPIPEKLKAVLKQLHGRDEEPPKPGDEI